The proteins below are encoded in one region of Campylobacter rectus:
- a CDS encoding AzlC family ABC transporter permease, with product MSFSYVFKLSVPIFMGYFPLGVAFGILAKSMGVSAFIAIALSTLAYGGAAQFMMLSLFSAGTGLFEVFIVSYLVNLRHTFYELALLKEYKDLKFRLFNIATLTDETFAIFKALKTLDAAERSYVFTRLNLLSWLYWAAGTAVGCLAGGLIKVDTSGLEFSLTALFIVIVMEMFKNDKNYKVLGAACFFGVAGVALIPAKAMLVGSMALCFIFILVFKDKI from the coding sequence TTGTCATTCAGTTACGTTTTTAAGCTTAGCGTTCCGATATTTATGGGTTATTTTCCCCTCGGCGTCGCCTTTGGGATCTTAGCTAAAAGTATGGGCGTTAGCGCATTTATCGCCATAGCGCTTAGCACGCTAGCATACGGCGGCGCGGCGCAGTTTATGATGCTATCGCTTTTTAGTGCGGGCACGGGACTTTTTGAAGTTTTTATCGTGAGCTACCTCGTAAATTTACGTCATACTTTTTACGAGCTGGCGCTTTTAAAAGAGTATAAAGACCTCAAATTTCGCCTTTTTAATATCGCGACTCTCACGGACGAAACTTTTGCGATATTTAAGGCGCTTAAGACCTTGGACGCGGCGGAGCGCAGCTATGTTTTTACGCGGCTAAATTTGCTCTCGTGGCTCTACTGGGCGGCGGGAACGGCGGTCGGATGCCTAGCCGGCGGACTGATAAAAGTCGATACGAGCGGGCTTGAGTTTAGCTTAACCGCGCTTTTTATCGTGATCGTGATGGAGATGTTTAAAAACGATAAAAACTATAAGGTGCTGGGCGCGGCGTGCTTTTTCGGGGTCGCCGGCGTAGCGCTCATACCTGCAAAAGCGATGCTGGTAGGCTCGATGGCGCTTTGCTTTATTTTTATTTTAGTTTTTAAGGATAAGATTTGA
- a CDS encoding type II asparaginase, translating to MRFVVKAVLFMLLGATLAFAKPTIYILATGGTIAGSGSGALDTSYTSGTVTVDKLIAAVPEINKIATIKGEQISNIGSQEMNNEVWFKLANRVNELLTSGKADGIVITHGTDTMEETAYFLNLVVKSDKPIVMVGAMRNSGSLSADGPLNIYNAVNVAMCKKAVGKGVMVVMNDEIHAAREVTKTNTTAVDTFKSPNSGKIGTVFYGNVKFYMNPVRKHTVNSAFDITKIKELPRVDIIYSHSNDNPDFVNLAVKNGAKGIINAGMGNGNPFPSALEALGEAVKGGVVVVRDSRVGSGETTLNGEVDDGKYGFLASDNLNAQKARVLLMLALTQTTDKAKIQELFLTH from the coding sequence ATGCGTTTTGTAGTAAAGGCGGTGCTTTTTATGCTTTTAGGGGCGACTTTGGCTTTTGCAAAGCCGACGATTTACATTTTGGCCACGGGCGGCACGATAGCCGGTAGCGGCTCGGGAGCTCTTGATACGAGCTATACGTCCGGAACCGTTACGGTCGATAAACTGATCGCCGCGGTGCCGGAAATCAACAAGATAGCGACCATCAAAGGCGAGCAGATCTCAAACATCGGCTCTCAAGAGATGAACAATGAAGTTTGGTTTAAGCTCGCAAACAGGGTAAATGAGCTACTAACTAGCGGCAAGGCCGACGGCATCGTTATCACGCACGGAACGGATACGATGGAGGAGACGGCGTATTTTCTAAATTTAGTCGTCAAAAGCGACAAGCCTATCGTTATGGTGGGCGCGATGAGAAACAGCGGTTCGCTAAGCGCGGACGGCCCTCTAAATATCTATAACGCCGTAAACGTCGCGATGTGCAAGAAAGCCGTAGGCAAGGGCGTGATGGTCGTGATGAACGACGAGATCCACGCGGCTAGAGAGGTGACTAAAACCAACACTACCGCGGTCGATACCTTTAAATCTCCAAACAGCGGCAAGATCGGCACCGTGTTTTACGGCAACGTCAAATTTTATATGAATCCGGTTCGCAAACACACCGTAAATTCGGCATTTGACATCACAAAGATCAAAGAGCTTCCAAGAGTCGATATCATCTACAGCCACTCAAACGACAACCCGGACTTTGTAAATTTAGCCGTCAAAAACGGAGCTAAAGGCATCATAAACGCCGGCATGGGTAACGGAAATCCATTCCCAAGCGCGCTTGAGGCTTTAGGCGAAGCGGTTAAAGGCGGCGTAGTAGTCGTGCGCGACTCCCGCGTAGGTAGCGGCGAGACCACGCTAAACGGCGAGGTGGACGACGGCAAATACGGCTTTTTAGCTAGCGACAACCTAAACGCGCAAAAAGCCAGAGTGCTTTTGATGCTTGCGCTTACGCAGACTACGGATAAGGCTAAGATCCAGGAGCTTTTCCTAACTCACTAA
- a CDS encoding branched-chain amino acid transporter permease, translated as MISVNSSEWAIFAAVLLSAFATFLTRAAPFYVIKNYKPSPWLSAVERHMGLMIMVVLVCYGLKEVKFDVYPYGLNEAAAVLSAFFIHLKFKNTLLSIVISTAIYMALVRAI; from the coding sequence TTGATAAGCGTAAATTCTAGCGAGTGGGCGATATTCGCCGCCGTGTTGCTAAGCGCGTTTGCAACCTTTTTGACGCGCGCCGCGCCGTTTTACGTTATAAAAAACTATAAGCCTAGTCCGTGGCTTAGTGCCGTGGAGCGACATATGGGACTGATGATAATGGTCGTCTTGGTCTGCTACGGCCTAAAAGAGGTCAAATTTGACGTTTATCCATACGGACTAAATGAAGCGGCGGCGGTGCTAAGCGCGTTTTTTATTCATCTGAAATTTAAAAACACCTTGCTTAGCATTGTGATTTCGACTGCGATATATATGGCTCTTGTTAGAGCTATTTAA
- a CDS encoding SEL1-like repeat protein gives MKKVVMTIACAAILFGAVEDIRVLQKACDGGNTISCDYIGFLYDNGQGIGQDYKKDRELYSKACDMGNAIGCYTLGILYAEGRGVKQNYKKAGELYSKACEMGNANGCYNLGILYNSGQGVSQDKKAAEKYFGKACEIGNAIGCYTLGVLYAEGRDVKQDYKKASELFLKACDMEYADGCYTLGILYAEGKGVRQDYKKAGELYSKACEMEYADGCYNLGVLYNSGQGVSQDKKAAEKYFGKACDMEYADGCYNLGVLYGKGQGVKQDHKKASELYSKACEMGNANGCYNLGISYNNGRSVIQDYKKASELFLKACEMGNANGCYNLGVSYTNGRGVKQDSKKASELYSKACDMGDEMGCHNLGVSYTEGQGVKQDSKKASELYSKACEMGYANGCHNLGVSYEKGQGVIQDYKKASELFLKACDMGSPIGCYTLGVLYTNGRGVKQDCKKAIKLYSKACDMGFQPGCDNTELR, from the coding sequence ATGAAAAAAGTAGTTATGACCATAGCCTGCGCGGCGATTTTGTTTGGAGCGGTCGAGGATATAAGGGTATTGCAAAAAGCTTGCGACGGCGGTAATACGATCAGTTGCGATTATATTGGATTTTTATACGATAACGGTCAAGGCATAGGACAGGACTACAAAAAAGATAGAGAGCTATACTCTAAAGCTTGCGATATGGGAAATGCAATAGGCTGCTATACACTCGGGATTTTATACGCTGAAGGTAGAGGCGTAAAACAGAACTACAAAAAAGCCGGCGAACTATACTCTAAAGCTTGCGAGATGGGAAATGCAAATGGTTGCTATAATCTCGGGATTTTATATAATAGCGGTCAAGGCGTAAGCCAAGATAAAAAAGCAGCCGAAAAATATTTCGGCAAGGCTTGCGAGATAGGAAATGCAATAGGTTGTTATACACTCGGGGTTTTATACGCTGAAGGTCGAGACGTAAAACAGGACTATAAAAAAGCTAGCGAGCTGTTTTTAAAAGCTTGCGATATGGAATATGCGGACGGTTGCTATACGCTCGGGATTTTATACGCTGAAGGTAAAGGCGTAAGACAAGACTACAAAAAAGCCGGCGAACTATACTCTAAAGCTTGCGAGATGGAATATGCAGATGGTTGCTATAATCTCGGTGTTTTATATAATAGCGGTCAAGGCGTAAGCCAAGATAAAAAAGCAGCCGAAAAATATTTCGGCAAGGCTTGCGATATGGAATATGCAGATGGTTGCTATAATCTCGGGGTTTTATACGGAAAAGGTCAAGGCGTAAAACAAGACCATAAAAAAGCTAGCGAGCTATACTCTAAAGCTTGCGAGATGGGAAATGCAAACGGTTGCTATAATCTTGGAATTTCATATAATAACGGTCGAAGCGTAATACAAGACTACAAAAAAGCTAGCGAGCTGTTTTTAAAAGCTTGCGAGATGGGAAATGCAAATGGTTGCTATAATCTCGGAGTTTCATACACTAACGGTCGAGGCGTAAAACAGGACAGTAAAAAAGCCAGCGAGTTATACTCTAAAGCTTGCGATATGGGAGATGAGATGGGCTGCCATAATCTTGGGGTTTCATATACCGAAGGTCAAGGCGTAAAACAGGACAGTAAAAAAGCCAGCGAGCTATACTCTAAAGCTTGCGAGATGGGATATGCAAATGGTTGCCATAATCTCGGAGTTTCATACGAAAAAGGTCAAGGCGTAATACAAGACTACAAAAAAGCTAGCGAGCTGTTTTTAAAAGCTTGCGATATGGGAAGTCCAATAGGTTGCTATACACTCGGGGTTTTATACACTAACGGTCGAGGCGTAAAACAGGACTGTAAAAAAGCTATCAAACTATACTCTAAAGCTTGCGATATGGGCTTTCAACCGGGCTGCGATAACACTGAGTTGCGATAA
- a CDS encoding tetratricopeptide repeat protein, with protein sequence MKADACESVPYLAESEIKILVGARDYAKAAKLYDKTCELKSPIGCAFLGAFYRDGRGVAQSYEKAAEIFTKTCEIDSGNGCYDLAELHEGGLGVGQDIKTAMKYLDKACELGDLKACDRRP encoded by the coding sequence ATGAAGGCGGACGCGTGCGAGAGCGTGCCATATCTCGCCGAGAGCGAGATCAAGATCCTAGTCGGCGCGCGCGACTACGCAAAAGCCGCGAAGCTCTACGACAAAACATGCGAGCTTAAAAGCCCCATTGGCTGCGCATTTCTCGGGGCTTTTTATAGAGACGGCCGCGGCGTGGCGCAAAGCTACGAAAAGGCTGCGGAGATTTTTACTAAGACTTGCGAGATAGATAGCGGCAACGGCTGCTACGATCTGGCCGAGCTCCACGAGGGCGGCCTTGGCGTAGGGCAAGACATAAAAACGGCGATGAAATATCTAGACAAAGCCTGCGAGCTAGGAGACCTCAAGGCCTGCGATAGACGACCGTGA